A region of the Lepidochelys kempii isolate rLepKem1 chromosome 24, rLepKem1.hap2, whole genome shotgun sequence genome:
GTGCAACTGTAATACATAATATAATTAATCCTTAGGAAATCCACCCCGTATTGTAAGTCACGTAACCCTTCTAAAGACAGTAGGTTCAGGGTAGATCAGTGCTTGGATGTGGGACCTAAGGGAGCAGAATTCAAACATATGTTGAGATTATGTTAATAGTTTGAATCAACAGGAGCAGCGTGTTCTGAGTAAAGTCCAGATCTCCACCCATTGGGCAGTGCTGTGATGCGATGGAGTGAGGGAAGATGAGTGTCTCTTCCTTAATTCAGaattctctttcttttctggGGTATTTaattacaatttctgtaattagATCCTAAACATAATCTGactgtgggttgttttttgtggGGAAGGTGGCTAATATAATCAGGAGCCATGTTAGCTCTGTTCCCTCATTTCCTTGCACTAAATTGCTCAACATGAAAACGAATCTTGGAGTGTTTGCTTGGAGAAGTGGCTGTGGAGATGCTCTAACTGCTTCTTTCTGCCTCCAGGGTCCTTGTGAGTTATCCCAAATAAACCCAAATATGGAGGGCAGCTTCCTGGTTTCCTTACCCCATGCAGTTTAATCACCCAAACCATTGTCCAATCCAGGGGTTTGTACATACTGCAAACTAAATATTGATCTAAGATTTTGATGCTGGGGTCAGCACTTATGCTGACGTCACTCACATCTGCCTACACACACACGGAGTTTATATTACACCACACTCACATGTGCATACAGACAGATCCACACACTCCAGCACTAACACACGTAGACATCATAGTCAGATATTGTGCTTTCAACCCACACGGGGACACACACAACATACACTGTGCTcgtatacacacagacacacccacacacgcccCTCCCTACTTATTACATACACAACATACACACGTGCTCcacatgtatatacacacaccatacttacatatatacacacacacacaccagccagcATACGCGGCAGACGTGCACACTGCAAATGAACCAAATAAATAAGTACACACGCGATGCAAGTGTgagcacacgcacgcacacacacctcAAAGACACGTGTAAAGTTCAAACAATGCAATTACATACGCATGAACAGGAAAACACAACACACCAACCTGAATGCATAACATAACACATCTATACGTCACAAGTCCATGCTTTCACAACACAAGTATACAAAAGCAtgttaataatagtaataataaggCACATATGCAAATCACACAAACATGCATGCGCAACACATGTATGGACCacacaaacatgcacacacaataCATGAgcacaccacacacaacacaacacaacacacgcACACAACCTCTGGGAACAGCCTTTTCTGCCGGCTGATTCAGTAGGTCCAGTGAAGCAAAGCTGCCTCTGCCCCTTTAATTCCAGCCACACCTTTGCTGGTTAAACAGGTTTGAGATCCAGGGGGGCAAAGGGAAGAAGCTTCAGAAACATTCACAACCCGGGACAGCCATCCGCAAAACTGCTCCACTTTCCAAgtaagcagcccagcagggaaaCAGATCTCTGCTTTACTTTATTAATTTTCTCTTGCAGTCTGGTCGAGTGGAGGGGTTGTTCGGAAGATGGGTGCAGGACGGAGTTTTGTAGCTtgcctgcgtgtgtgtgtgtgtgtgagagagagagagagagagagagagggacagactgacagacagactctggagacctggctctgccactgggatgtagtgtgaccctgggcaactcatgtcaccactctgtgcctcggtttccccatctgcaaagtggggaCAGTGCTACTGCcctcttttgtaaagtgtttCAAGACTTCTGGATGAAatgtgctatgtaagagctagggattattattGGGTGTGCAGGATACACGTCAATACTTTATTTGTAACTTCTTTGATCCCaatccctctcccctccaccacTAACACTTGGGCAACCACTTAATGAGGGCCTCACAAGTTGCTTTTAATCCCCCACCCTATATTAAGCCCCACATGGGCACACTCCTACATCTCTTTAAAATCAACAGGGCCAGATGGTTTTAGTGGAGAGAAACTGACAGACACCAGCTAGGAAtctgtcccctcctcctccccgggaTCCCTCATGGGTGCAGTGAGTCTGCTAGTGGGGAGTGCAGTGTGGAGATGAATAAATTAACTATCCTAGTTGACAGATCTCAGCCAATCCAGGAGGGATTGCCAATATTCCCCATATGTGCCGCCTTTTTTTTAAGAGTGATTAACactgcaggggccttgggcattcATACATCTCAGTCCTTCCTAGTCTCCACCTGTGGAACATCATAGTCTCGTCTCCTGAGGGCTGTCATACTTCAATCTCATTTCGGTTGTTGCGTGGTGGTGGTGGCCCATGagatacaggtcagactagaagatctggtggtcccttctggtcttcccTTTATGACTCAGTGGTATTGTAATTGTTGGCCTGCCATATGTCGTGTATGCCTACAGTTGATAGGTGCCTCCCAGTTCTTGTCGATCAGTGTTCACGCCGCTTCCTCTGGAGAGTTTTGCGAGGTGTGCGCATCTCAACGACGCACTACGCAATTTTGCTCACCACCTGTGTAATAAATATCCCTCCAGGTAAACTGGCAGGTCCCTGCAAGGATTGaccagcttgattttcaaaggcgAAGAGCCCCGGCAAATGGGATGGGCTCTGCCAGAACTCACCCctcctgaaaatcaagccctgcTCTTTTCATTGCCATCCGAGGTCCTGAACCCCAAAATTTGCATCTCTATTCCCAACATTCAGGGGTCTTTTGGTTCAGCCAACGAGGGGCCAGCCCCAGCACTGTAATCCAGATCTCAATTTCAGAGATGATTTGGATCCAACATTTATGTTCAGTTGAGCGGAGGCGAGGCACAAAGTTCTGATCCAAAATCCGTGAAGTGTTTGGAttgggtgtttttgaaaatttatcCCATTATCTCTCTAGGAGTAGCCATGAAGGGTTTGtgcacacatggagttattctggacTAGCTATTGGGCCTTACATTCACACCCAACCTTAATCTGAATTCACTTTCAAGTATAGACAAGCTGTCAGTTCTGTTCTAGATCGAGGCATGCCCAGAGTTTATAGGAGTGTTTGGATGTACGATTTTGCTCAGGGTATATCTATTATTTAACCCTTTCCTAGAGCTCCATAGAAACCGATCCTGTGGTTTTTTTCAGCAGCTGTTTCATCCCCTGGATTTAATCATTTTAATAACATATAGAATAGTGTTTAACTGAGCTCAGTGACACTGGTATACTTCCAGAGCAATTCCACCAACttcagctggaagcagcttgACCTAgcgggagtcaggactcttgggctCTCTTTTAACTTTGGAGGAAATGTGATTTGGTGGTTACAGCATGGACAGGAGGGTGActgggacccaggactcctgtgttctattcccagctctgccaccaatttgctgtgtgaccttggattaATTGCCCCACTTCTCTtggtgtccccagtttataaagGAGGGATGACAATGTCTTGGAAGTGTTGATTAATGGTTGGGCTTGTGAGGGGCGTTGGCCACTTGAGAAGGGTGATCTACAGGCAGTTCCTTATTGGTATCTCATTGTGTATGTTCTTTGTCCCTCCATAGGTGGAGAACAGCAATGAGAGAGGACAGTAACTAGACTCTGCAGCTTTAAATAGGCGATAGAGTCTATTGCCCGTACCACCACAAAGCCAGCCTCCCTCCGGGTCTGTCCCCGGCTGGAACGTCCCCGAAGGcccaagatggcagctgctgaCCCTGGGGCTCACACAGAGAACGTGGCGCTGGTGGAGCTGAGAAAGGAGGCTCTGGAGCCCCCAGAGCAGAAGGTGGCCTGCGGCAGTGTCCAAGACAAGAAGCCAGGAGATCCTGATGCTCCTCTGCCATGGGACCAGTCCCGGCACTCTTCCGTGAGTGAGGTGGCCACGGAGCCCACCACCCCATCCCGCAAGGCATCTGAGACAGAGAAGAGGCCAAGCCCTGAGGGGAGCCGCACAGGCCCCGAGCTGGGGCCTCCTGGAGACGAGGAGGTTTTCCTCGGCTCCTCCCCTctgcgggaggaggaggaagaagggaacAGGATGCCTGAGGTGGCCATGCATGTTTTCGTCCCCATCAATCCCCACTGTATCGAGAAGGCCCCCGGGTGCCAAGGCTCGGCAGGGGGCAGCGACtggaagaagaagcagcagcagctggaggaggaggaggccatCGTTTGCTGTGAGAAGGAGAACGGCAACTCCGAGAAACTGGCCTTCCTGACCCACGGCCCCCTGAGCTGCCCCACGCGCTACGAAGAGCCAGCTGGCTACGACGGTGGCCAGACCAAGCCGCTTTTCAAGAGGCTACAGTGCCTCCAATGCCAGGACTGCAGCTCTGCCAACCTCAAGGCCGTGGCCTCCATGATTGGGGCCATGATCATCTTCCCCTGCTTCGTGTACGGGGCCTACGTCTTCCTGCCCTTTGACGCCCCCCTGATGCCAACCATGAGCGCCCGGCTGGTCTACACCCTTCGCTGCGGAGTGTTCGGCACCTTCCCCATCATCCTAGGTGGGTGGAGCCGGGCGATTTGTTCCTCTCTGCCCTGGGGGGTTGTTCTGGCTCTGAGAGGCAGAGTGGCTggctgtggggatggggactgACTCTTCAGAAGAGCTGACCACTCGCTAttcccactggagtcagtagGGAGCTGCAGGACGCTCAGCACCCCTGGAGAATTGGCTCATGGCCTACTCAGATCAGGAGTGACGGACAGCCATTCCCATCCAATGGCTGCTTGGTGGCTGTCATGAAACAAGTTGGATGGGTCTCAGCCCAGTGTCTAGTGACCACATCCCCCAAACCACCAATGTGACCATCACTAACCAGCCCCCTGGCTAGGAAGCTCAGCTGAGAGGCCAAGAACTGACTGGGCCATGCACTCTTTCTGTGCAAGTCATC
Encoded here:
- the TMEM79 gene encoding transmembrane protein 79; this translates as MAAADPGAHTENVALVELRKEALEPPEQKVACGSVQDKKPGDPDAPLPWDQSRHSSVSEVATEPTTPSRKASETEKRPSPEGSRTGPELGPPGDEEVFLGSSPLREEEEEGNRMPEVAMHVFVPINPHCIEKAPGCQGSAGGSDWKKKQQQLEEEEAIVCCEKENGNSEKLAFLTHGPLSCPTRYEEPAGYDGGQTKPLFKRLQCLQCQDCSSANLKAVASMIGAMIIFPCFVYGAYVFLPFDAPLMPTMSARLVYTLRCGVFGTFPIILGLIVYGVSRLCFSSVQPFGELRREVEIHRRYVSQSVYLFILYFFNIAVLATYLPQEALKLIPLLTGLFAISRLLYWLAYAMGRSFRGFGFGLTFLPLLTMLLWNLYSMFILEPENMFATATNGKQVAPSEKQSRAAAPKMRYWG